A stretch of Henckelia pumila isolate YLH828 chromosome 4, ASM3356847v2, whole genome shotgun sequence DNA encodes these proteins:
- the LOC140864664 gene encoding peter Pan-like protein, translating into MARFRNKKRIPFVKPIHKKEPTVDHVTGDKVPKSFVFCRGKLPGPLRQLQMDLRKLMLPFTALKLKEKKRNNLKDFLNVAGPMGVTHFLILSKTESAPYLRIARAPQGPTLTFKIHEYSLASDVAHSQLRPRCPKDLFKNPPLIVLSGFGTGEQHLKLTTIMFQNIFPAIDINTVKLSSCQRIVLLNYNKDTNLIDFRQYSIRLQPVDVSRRIRKFVQNHQVPDLRSFQDVSDFVTRTGYGSESEVDDDAATVSLPTDIGRVNRASNKSAIKLQEVGPRMTLKLMKVEEGLCSGGVIFSESGNTERNDGCQTHEHVPQSEEKQDEKAMLIDED; encoded by the exons ATGGCTCGTTTTCGCAAT AAGAAGAGGATTCCTTTTGTAAAGCCCATTCATAAGAAAGAGCCGACTGTAGATCATGTAACAGGTGATAAAGTTCCCAAAAGTTTTGTTTTTTGCCGTGGGAAATTGCCTGGCCCACTTCGACAACTGCAAATGGATTTGAGAAAATTGATGCTTCCTTTCACTGCTCTAAAGCTCAAG GAAAAAAAGCGAAATAATCTTAAAGATTTCTTGAATGTTGCGGGGCCCATGGGTGTTACACATTTTCTCATTTTGTCGAAAACTGAATCCGCTCCATACCTGCGGATTGCAAGGGCACCGCAAGGCCCAACTCTTACCTTCAAGATACATGAATACTCGCTAGCTTCTGATGTTGCTCATTCTCAATTGCGTCCGAGATGCCCTAAAGATCTGTTCAAAAACCCACCCCTG ATAGTACTCTCTGGTTTTGGGACAGGGGAGCAACATCTAAAGCTTACCACTATAATGTTTCAGAACATTTTTCCTGCCATCGATATAAATACT GTCAAACTTTCGTCGTGCCAAAGGATTGTGTTACTTAATTATAATAAAGACACAAACCTTATCGATTTCCGGCAATACTCCATCAGGTTGCAGCCTGTAGATGTTTCTCGAAGAATTAGGAAGTTTGTACAGAACCATCAGGTGCCGGATTTGAGAAGTTTTCAGGATGTGAGTGATTTTGTGACAAG GACTGGTTATGGATCGGAAAGCGAAGTGGATGACGATGCAGCCACGGTAAGTCTACCGACAGACATTGGTAGGGTTAACAGAGCTTCTAATAAAAGTGCTATTAAACTTCAAGAAGTCGGACCCAGGATGACACTTAAACTCATGAAAGTTGAGGAAGGATTGTGTTCCGGTGGAGTCATATTTAGTGAATCCG GTAACACTGAACGGAACGACGGTTGCCAAACTCATGAGCATGTCCCACAAAGTGAGGAAAAACAAGATGAAAAGGCCATGTTGATAGATGAAGATTAG